In Lepus europaeus isolate LE1 chromosome 22, mLepTim1.pri, whole genome shotgun sequence, the following are encoded in one genomic region:
- the LOC133751542 gene encoding large ribosomal subunit protein eL39 — MSSHKTFRIKRFLAKKQKQNRPIPQWIRMKTGNKIRYNSKRRHWRRTKLGL; from the coding sequence ATGTCTTCTCACAAGACCTTCAGAATCAAGAGGTTCCTggccaaaaaacaaaagcaaaaccgcCCCATTCCGCAATGGATTCGGATGAAAACTGGTAATAAAATCAGGTATAACTCCAAGAGGAGACATTGGAGAAGAACCAAGCTGGGTCTATAA